ACCACCTCCTTCGGCGTCCCGGCCGGCGCCATCAGCGCGTTCCAGGTCAGCGATTTGTATTTCGGATAGCCGGATTCCGCGACAGTCGGCACGTTCGGGAGCTGCGGCGCCCGCTTGTCGCCGGACACGGCCAGCAGCTTCAAATTTCCGCCCGCTGCATGCGGCAATGTATCGGACAGGTTCGAGAACATCGCCGGGACGTGGCCGGCAATAACGTCCGAAAGCGCGGGCGCATTGCCTTTATAGGGCACGTGAACCATGTCGATGCCCGCCTCTTTCAGGAACAGGGCCATCGAAAGATGCGCAAGGCTGCCTTGGCCGGCCGATGCATAAGAGACTTTGTCCTTCTGCGCCTTCACGTATTTCACGAATTCGGCAACGTTGTTGACCGGCATGTCCTTGTGGACCACCAGCACGAACGGATTGGTCGCCACATTGCTGATCGTCGCAAAATCCTTCAGCGGGTCGTATTTCACCTTCATCATCTTCGGCACGACGGTGAGAACCGAATGCGCCGTCAGGAATAGCGTGTAGCCGTCGGGTTGCGCGCGCGCGACAAAATCAGCCGCCAATGCGCCACCGGCACCGCCCTTGTTCTCGACCACGAATTGCTGATTGAGACCCTCGGTCAGTTTCTGCGCGACCATACGCGC
The genomic region above belongs to Pseudorhodoplanes sinuspersici and contains:
- a CDS encoding Bug family tripartite tricarboxylate transporter substrate binding protein is translated as MTTRRIVLASIAALSTALLPATAFAQSWPQKPVTVIVPFAAGGNTDGIARMVAQKLTEGLNQQFVVENKGGAGGALAADFVARAQPDGYTLFLTAHSVLTVVPKMMKVKYDPLKDFATISNVATNPFVLVVHKDMPVNNVAEFVKYVKAQKDKVSYASAGQGSLAHLSMALFLKEAGIDMVHVPYKGNAPALSDVIAGHVPAMFSNLSDTLPHAAGGNLKLLAVSGDKRAPQLPNVPTVAESGYPKYKSLTWNALMAPAGTPKEVVDKAAKVVIDAVKDPKFAEKLAGYGVDPLGNTPEQFAKELEGDVALWASALEAAGIKQQ